TTAGGTCTCAAAACGGTATCTGGAGCTCTTAATTCGGGTTAATAAGctatgagtgtgtgtgtgtgtgtttaggaTCTCATACCTTGGATTTCGGATGCGCGGTTTCCTTACCAGTGGTTGTGGGACATGGTAGATGAGTTTGTGAATCAATTTCAGTCCTTCTCTGAGTTACGGGCCAAGGACCCGACGAAACTAAAAGAATATTACGAGGTTAGGCAGGCATTATTAGACAAGTAAGTAAGTAGcagtatgtatatgtgtatggtgatattaatgttttattttGGGCAGGATTGGAGTGTGCATCATGTTCTACTTCTTTTGGAACGGTTGGCGGAGCTGTTTCCAAAGCTAGAGGAAAAAGATGTGGCCGGAGAGCTGATGAGAGCAGCAGCAGCAGGTGGTTGTTGTGATTCTGAACATGTGTCAATAGCTATGGGCTACTTCAGCAAGGTTGCTTTGTTAAGAGTCCATTGTTTATTGGGAAATTATCAAACTGGACTCGACTGTATGCGTCCTATGGACATAACTCAGCGAGGATTTTACACCAGACATATTGCCACTCACATCACAACCATCTATCATTATGGCTTTGCTAATTTTATGTCGGGGAGCTACGTAGAGGCCATACGTGAATTCAACGAAATTCTCAAGACtgagcagcagcagcctcaacagaATGAGCAGCGAATTCTAGACAAGATGCGTGATCTGCTTGCAGTCTGCCTCTCACTTTGTCCTGAGGTTCAACTCGAACTTGTTGATGAACGTCTCGGCTATCAACTAATGAAAAACCATGGTGAAAATATAGTCAGAATGCAAAGCTGTGATGATGCTGATGCCAAAGCCGTTTTTAAGGAGCTTCTCTCACATGCATGGCCCAGATTCACCACATCCTTTGCACCAAGCTCTGGTGACCCGCGTGAATTTTTTAGCATGGTACGAATCTTTCCCTCAAATGAATTGCTGGCAAtactggttttgtgagggttttTTTAATGTATTGTTCAGGAAGAACTTGAAGAACTTGTCCCTGAAGGTGAGGATGGAGAGTTTTTGGCAATTGTATTTCCCGATTTTTTCGGACCCTCTGCCCCAAGCTATGTCTCGCCACTTGCAAATTACGAGGAGGTACAAATCTTTTGCTCAAATGAATCTGTTTGGTTGATTTGGCTTTTATTTTCAAAGAAAATGGGtccttttttattttaaaaacaccaacaCTTTGATATTAATATCTATTTTGTTGTCACATTAAAATGTTTATAATGTAAAAAAAAGGCCACACAATGGACAAAAGAGTGTACTAAAAATGGTGTCGTTTTGACATCTCTCATGTAGTTGGAAGAACTTGCTAATCTTTGTTATAAGTTATACGGTGATTACTTTTTGCGTCAAATTGTTAAGGTAGCATCTCTATTCATTACTTCGCTTactgatggtttttttttttcgttGCAGCTTGATGCAGTGATTGAGAATATGTTGAAATCAAAACGGTCCAAACCAACATCCACTACCGAACCATACGAGTCCGATGCTCGTACTACTATTAATCTAAACGACGACTTCGACGAATTTGAACAACCGCAAGAGCTGCCACAACCAAAGGATAGGGATAGAAGTAAGGCAGCTGCACGAGCACGAGGCACATCTTCTTCAATGCCATCGGATGGCCCGTCAAAGTTGGACGAGTTCGACAATAGACTCAACAAGCTTCTCTCGATTATGGAAAAGGAGCAAGAACTAAAAATGGAGAAACAAATCCAGAAAGACATGGGATTTCTCGCGAAAGACTTTTCACATCTAGCAGAGGAGGACCGAGTCATTTTGGAGGCTCGTAAGGCACAAATTCGAGCGAAATATAtctagtttttattttctagtacTTTATTTtttagagtgaattgcaaattttgtcctttatctttataccattttgcaggcggtgtcctttatctttaaaattgacgagttttgtactttaggttttaaaatcctgcacgttatgtcctttaggcctaacctagTTATTTTTTTCAGTTAACTATTGTCATGTGCCTTGCAAATGAGGGTATCCTTGTCTTTTCACCTTTTCAGGGGTTATTGTTTAAAAAAGTTATATACAAGGACTACtttgtaaaaataaataataatatttaattaaacaaatctctctctctcttctctctctctctcaaaaaaACAAATGCACTCTTCAATTCAGCAAGCCCTAAAAAATGGCCATCTTCTACCCCATCGACACCACAGCACCTCCTTCATCGTACCGACACCACACTTCTCCAACCCTCCATCTCCGCCGAGTCACCCCGTCTCCGGTTGGCTAATAGAGTGAAAGAGCAGTGTCATAGAGCTATACAAGCTGAAAAGACATCTAACCCTAAGAAAAGTGTAAAGTGGGATGCTGATTTGTGCTTTATTGATGATTATGATCGTGTTTTTAGAAATTGTCTTAAGTTAACAAAATTAGAGATGAACAGAGTTTATAATCTCAGGCTTGATGTGAGTCCCCTGTTTTCGGTTTTTTATTTTGGATTGTGCTTCATTGATGTGTTAAAATTTGTTTCTGATTAATTAATGTGTAATGATCTTGTAATCAACAGGATGGGTCTCCACCAGCAACAATCTATGAGGTTTGTTAGGGctgattttatatatatgtgCCTGGTTTTCTTACAGTGATGAAGTTTATTCAACTgtaatgttttatttttgtttgtaGAATATGTGGGATTTAACACCTGATACAGAGTTGCTAATGGAATTGCCTGAAGAGTACACTTTCGACTTCTTCAATAGCCGCCTGTCACCACCATCACCCTCAGCCTTCTTCACCACTCTGAACAACAGCCGTCGGTGCACCCTCATCCGCACCGGAATCGGCCGTCGACCACCGCCTACTCCGCAGCCCAACTTCTCCACCTTCAAATCACCTCCAATACCGGAAACCCTTCTCGCCGCCCTGAATTACCACCGCCCACCCCTACCTCTCGCCGTCGGATATCCAACCGGCGGTCGCCTTTAATCAGGTATGTTCTAATCTCTCCTCTGTAGTGTCTCGTGTTACTACACACCCGAACCAACCCACATCCTCAGCGATCCGGTTAAGCCCGCTACCGATTTGAGTCGTACCCCTGTTACCGGACCCCTGGAGTGGGAATAAAAGATTGGGGATTTGGGGATTTTTTATTTGTTCAAATGAGATGATTTGGTtagtgggtggtggtgatggcggCGACGGTTGAGAGAAGTAGAGGGGATCGGAGGTGGTTGAGGGTGGTGGTCGGAGGTGGTTGAGGGTGGTGGTCGGAGGTGGTTGTTGGTGGTGGCTAGAGAGAGGTAGAGAGAGAGCTAGAGAGAGGGTGTTGTTTctttatatataaatgtatatacatatattgtaatatttttaaatttgtttttattttatttattaacatattttaaagtaattggtaaaaagactaaattgcCCTTGAGTGAtcagatttaacagaaaaaaaattaactgagtttggctcaaaggacataacgtgcaggattttaaaacctaaagtacaaaactcgtcaattttaaagataaaggacaccgcctgcaaaatggtataaagataaaggacaaaatttgcaattcactctatTTTTTAACTTTGCATTTTTTAGTACTTtgtaatgttttattttattttaatgaatatttgtttttttaatatattttctagttattaaaattgacatataaattaaaacaataaaatatataaataaaaaataataattaggtaatgatgattggggctttaaaccattgcatgcaaATTAAAAGAACGGGTTTTAAAGTCCCCCTGTGTGACGTGGTGTGATAAAACCCCTAGGGGCTTTGTACCACACCTTGTAGGCTTGTAGCCTAATGATTGTTGTAAGAACTTGCTAATCTTTGTTATAAGGTTGGACGGTATGGGGACCGTCCAGCAACGTCGTGGTTGAGATGCCGTCCCCCTCTCCGTTCCATGCCCTCCATCGTCGTTCCTCCATCGTCGCTAACGTCGGGGTCTCGACGGCAAAGACGCCCCTCCCCCTCTCTCACACACTtatacatacaatatatacatatatatattaggCTCATCCCCTATTTCCTTAGCTCCATTCTCTTTGCCTCATCCTCGCACCCAATCTACGTGGCGCTTACgtgacggatcatcctccaaggatggaccatcaccataccgcatagcctaagTTATATGATGGTTACTTTTTACGTCAAATTGTTAAGGTAGCATCTCTATTCGTTACTCCACTCactgatggtttttttttttttttttttttcattgtagCTTGATGCAGAATATGTTGAAATCAAAACGGAAATAATTTTTGCTTCTGAATGTTTTGGGTCTAATGTCTGGAGACCATTACGCACATGGACTAGGAGTTGTTTTTTTTATTGGTTGTTTTAGTACCTTTTTATTTATGTCTTgtaatttctttctttttctagTTTAATGGTAACTAGATGTTTACACCGCGCTACGCGCGGTCGGGGTTGATTTAGCATAGTTTTATGGGTTTCCAGGAACCCATTCGATtcgaagaaaatgaaaaaaattagtgtaaaccttgtatgatttggaaaaaaataatgaaaattaGTGAAAAACTACCAAAAGAAACCCAGTGAAATCCGACCTGGATCCGCCACTCGACAGTCGAGATTTCACATTGAGATATAGATAAAATACACTTTCACAAATTACAAATTTTATCACAGTTTGAACTTAAGTAAAACCATAACCTATTTAAATTATTATAAAATCAATTAAAATGTTTTGAAGAAGACTATAATAATATGTGATTCTAATGTCTTCGTTCCACATTATTGCAATTTGATAATGGAAAACTTAAATGTGGTATTGGGAAAACAAAACACTTGAGTATTGAAGATATCTAAACGTCTGAACAATACACAAAAGTCAAGTCACCAACTTTTTGACTACTTCATTGTTCAATTCCATTTTGAAAGCTAAACTATCAACCACCGGTAACCCTTCCACCAAACACAACCACCACTACCTATTGCCGCCCAGGACCCCCTTGTCGCCGCCTTCCATCGCCATCACCGGCCGACTGTCAACACCTTCAGCACCAAACTGCCACCGCGACCATCATCACTACAGCACAACCACCTAGCCACAGCAACAAACAAACCATGTAATTTCTTGCCTCTCTCTCTTATATATGACCGGGAAAACTTTCCATTGATTCCGATACACACCTTTGGTTGTTTCCTCATCTTTCCAACGG
The Helianthus annuus cultivar XRQ/B chromosome 6, HanXRQr2.0-SUNRISE, whole genome shotgun sequence genome window above contains:
- the LOC110864386 gene encoding uncharacterized protein LOC110864386, with the translated sequence MNRVYNLRLDDGSPPATIYENMWDLTPDTELLMELPEEYTFDFFNSRLSPPSPSAFFTTLNNSRRCTLIRTGIGRRPPPTPQPNFSTFKSPPIPETLLAALNYHRPPLPLAVGYPTGGRL
- the LOC110864385 gene encoding eukaryotic translation initiation factor 3 subunit L isoform X1; the encoded protein is MAAMDMDVVKELHRSINEGDESKICKLYRELMTSDCLPSLEEVDQAVGNNFFYTLYAEIWYRHPGSSSIPTFPQRLASWHKYRCLFQDLIPWISDARFPYQWLWDMVDEFVNQFQSFSELRAKDPTKLKEYYEDWSVHHVLLLLERLAELFPKLEEKDVAGELMRAAAAGGCCDSEHVSIAMGYFSKVALLRVHCLLGNYQTGLDCMRPMDITQRGFYTRHIATHITTIYHYGFANFMSGSYVEAIREFNEILKTEQQQPQQNEQRILDKMRDLLAVCLSLCPEVQLELVDERLGYQLMKNHGENIVRMQSCDDADAKAVFKELLSHAWPRFTTSFAPSSGDPREFFSMEELEELVPEGEDGEFLAIVFPDFFGPSAPSYVSPLANYEELDAVIENMLKSKRSKPTSTTEPYESDARTTINLNDDFDEFEQPQELPQPKDRDRSKAAARARGTSSSMPSDGPSKLDEFDNRLNKLLSIMEKEQELKMEKQIQKDMGFLAKDFSHLAEEDRVILEARKAQIRAKYI
- the LOC110864385 gene encoding eukaryotic translation initiation factor 3 subunit L isoform X2, encoding MAAMDMDVVKELHRSINEGDESKICKLYRELMTSDCLPSLEEVDQAVGNNFFYTLYAEIWYRHPGSSSIPTFPQRLASWHKYRCLFQDWSVHHVLLLLERLAELFPKLEEKDVAGELMRAAAAGGCCDSEHVSIAMGYFSKVALLRVHCLLGNYQTGLDCMRPMDITQRGFYTRHIATHITTIYHYGFANFMSGSYVEAIREFNEILKTEQQQPQQNEQRILDKMRDLLAVCLSLCPEVQLELVDERLGYQLMKNHGENIVRMQSCDDADAKAVFKELLSHAWPRFTTSFAPSSGDPREFFSMEELEELVPEGEDGEFLAIVFPDFFGPSAPSYVSPLANYEELDAVIENMLKSKRSKPTSTTEPYESDARTTINLNDDFDEFEQPQELPQPKDRDRSKAAARARGTSSSMPSDGPSKLDEFDNRLNKLLSIMEKEQELKMEKQIQKDMGFLAKDFSHLAEEDRVILEARKAQIRAKYI